In a genomic window of Bacteroidota bacterium:
- a CDS encoding thioredoxin family protein: MRSATILITILFLLFHKYHFAEGESTPLAIDFKPLGFEAAKALAKQSGKPIFMDVYAVWCIPCKQFEKTVFTDKEVGEKFNSWFINLKIDAEKEEGKRIFSLYKVGGYPTGIFITADGTLLSKFEGVLPKNLFIEYAENALELNNNPTGYATALSTYEATKNDLTSIRNLLRFCNLSGNTMPLEAMDRYFATCSTSTVETDSSLLRKWLRTKPIVISGNETYSYFLKQSNLISKVVNVDTTYLSGFFYNSLQSSLQAAIANQHEPSLQKVLTLNSELPRQYRQAENIEFELNYFLEIKDMQSYFQKMNVYCRANYSKKIKPKTKDEAAKIAAQINNFGWSYFMYADKKEDLMLAATIMETCIAIDSSFAAWYDTYAGIIYKMGDVNKGIDLENKAVLYANKSAYEQQIYRTKIERMKRGEKTWIPEEY, encoded by the coding sequence ATGCGCAGTGCTACCATTTTAATCACTATTCTTTTTCTTTTGTTTCACAAGTATCATTTTGCTGAAGGCGAATCAACACCGCTTGCGATAGACTTTAAACCACTTGGTTTTGAAGCAGCAAAAGCCCTGGCTAAACAGAGTGGAAAACCCATTTTTATGGATGTTTACGCAGTTTGGTGCATCCCCTGTAAGCAATTTGAAAAAACAGTTTTTACGGATAAAGAAGTGGGAGAAAAATTTAATTCCTGGTTTATTAATTTAAAGATTGATGCTGAAAAGGAAGAAGGGAAAAGAATTTTTTCTCTTTATAAAGTGGGTGGTTATCCAACAGGTATTTTCATTACTGCTGATGGTACGCTGCTTTCAAAATTTGAAGGTGTACTTCCAAAAAATCTATTTATTGAATATGCCGAAAATGCTCTGGAATTAAATAATAATCCAACTGGATATGCTACTGCGCTTAGTACCTATGAAGCTACTAAAAATGATTTAACTAGTATTCGCAACTTGTTACGATTTTGTAATTTATCAGGAAATACAATGCCTTTAGAAGCAATGGATAGGTATTTTGCAACCTGCTCAACATCCACCGTAGAAACCGACTCATCGCTTCTTCGAAAGTGGTTGCGCACTAAACCCATTGTTATCTCCGGAAACGAGACATACTCTTATTTTTTAAAACAGAGCAACCTAATTAGTAAAGTAGTAAATGTTGATACAACTTACCTCTCAGGATTTTTTTACAATTCACTTCAAAGTTCTTTACAAGCTGCTATTGCAAACCAACATGAACCTAGCTTACAAAAAGTGCTTACATTAAATTCAGAGTTACCAAGGCAGTATAGACAAGCCGAGAATATAGAATTTGAGCTGAATTATTTTTTAGAAATAAAAGATATGCAAAGCTACTTCCAAAAAATGAATGTTTATTGTCGCGCCAATTATTCAAAAAAAATTAAACCAAAAACTAAAGATGAAGCCGCCAAAATTGCTGCGCAAATAAATAATTTTGGCTGGAGTTACTTCATGTATGCCGATAAAAAAGAAGATCTAATGTTGGCTGCAACTATTATGGAAACCTGCATTGCTATTGACAGTTCCTTTGCCGCCTGGTATGATACTTATGCAGGAATTATCTACAAAATGGGAGATGTAAACAAAGGCATCGATTTGGAAAACAAGGCAGTGCTTTATGCGAACAAAAGTGCCTATGAACAACAAATTTATCGTACAAAAATAGAACGCATGAAGCGGGGCGAAAAAACCTGGATACCTGAAGAGTATTGA
- the hydA gene encoding dihydropyrimidinase yields the protein MSILLKNGRIITASEDYVADIFIEGETIKTIGKNLELKADTQIDASGKLIFPGGIDPHVHLDMPFMGTFSSDDYSTGTNAALHGGTTMVIDFILQTQGKSLHHALGEWQGRSNGNAFGDYSFHMAVTDFNDETKKEIVQLVEEEGITSFKTFMAYKGALMIDDRQMVGLMNEVKKCGGLVTVHATNGDMIDFLIAKHKSEGKLEPLFHYLSQPEITESEATGRFADMAYHTGVPAYVVHMTCEGALNQVRDAAKRNQRVFVETCIQYLVLDASLYQQNFDGAKYVMSPPLRELKDQESLWAGINQGTVNVVATDHCPFMWEQKKMGLNDFSKIPNGHPAIEHRMELLFSEGVSKGKISLNKFVEVSSTNAAKIFGMYPRKGTIGIGSDADLVVFDPSKKHTLSAKAHHMNVDYSAYEGKELIGKCESILLRGQIAVDKGETKVSKGYGKFIKRGKSSLIV from the coding sequence ATGAGCATACTACTTAAAAATGGCCGAATAATAACTGCTTCAGAAGATTATGTTGCTGATATTTTTATTGAAGGCGAAACCATTAAAACCATTGGAAAAAACCTGGAACTAAAAGCCGATACCCAAATTGATGCCAGTGGAAAATTAATTTTTCCTGGTGGTATTGATCCGCATGTGCATTTGGATATGCCATTTATGGGTACATTTTCGAGCGATGATTATAGTACCGGAACCAATGCAGCTTTGCATGGAGGAACTACTATGGTTATTGATTTTATTTTACAAACACAAGGAAAGTCATTGCATCACGCACTTGGTGAATGGCAAGGTAGAAGCAATGGGAATGCATTTGGTGATTATTCCTTTCACATGGCAGTTACCGATTTTAATGACGAAACTAAAAAAGAGATTGTACAACTGGTGGAGGAAGAAGGAATCACTTCATTTAAAACTTTTATGGCTTATAAAGGTGCATTGATGATCGATGACCGTCAAATGGTGGGCTTGATGAACGAGGTAAAAAAATGTGGTGGTTTGGTAACTGTGCATGCCACGAATGGCGATATGATTGATTTTTTAATTGCAAAGCACAAAAGCGAAGGCAAATTGGAACCTTTATTTCACTATTTATCCCAACCCGAAATTACCGAATCGGAGGCTACCGGCAGATTTGCCGACATGGCATATCACACAGGTGTTCCTGCTTATGTAGTGCACATGACCTGTGAAGGTGCTTTAAATCAAGTAAGAGATGCTGCAAAGCGAAACCAGCGTGTGTTTGTTGAAACCTGTATTCAATATTTGGTGTTGGACGCTAGCTTGTATCAACAAAATTTTGATGGAGCCAAATACGTGATGAGCCCTCCCCTGCGCGAATTAAAAGATCAAGAAAGTTTATGGGCAGGCATTAATCAGGGAACTGTAAATGTGGTAGCTACCGACCACTGTCCGTTTATGTGGGAGCAGAAAAAAATGGGACTCAATGATTTCAGCAAAATCCCCAATGGGCATCCGGCCATCGAACACCGCATGGAATTATTGTTTAGCGAAGGGGTATCAAAAGGAAAAATATCGCTCAATAAATTTGTTGAAGTAAGCAGCACCAATGCTGCAAAAATATTTGGCATGTATCCCCGTAAGGGAACAATAGGAATTGGAAGTGATGCAGATTTGGTGGTGTTTGATCCTTCAAAAAAACATACACTTAGTGCAAAGGCACATCACATGAATGTTGATTACAGCGCCTATGAAGGAAAAGAGTTGATCGGAAAATGTGAAAGTATTTTATTACGCGGACAAATTGCCGTTGATAAAGGCGAAACCAAAGTAAGCAAAGGCTATGGTAAGTTTATTAAACGCGGAAAAAGCTCCTTGATTGTATAA
- a CDS encoding NCS1 family nucleobase:cation symporter-1 — translation MNKTSQLIEESEKDPALYSEDLAPIPSTERTWNTWNYAALWISMSLCIPTYMLASSLIEGGMNWWEAILTIFLGNAIVLIPMILNGHAGAKFGIPFPVFARASFGVKGANIPAILRAIVACGWFGIQTWIGGYAIYLMLKLWFPFLENLPSLFPTSFSLQTGPAITFLLFWILNMYVVYLGVDSIKKLLVFKAFFLPAAALALLFWAINAGHGLGPILSQPSKFTNSADFWKFFFPALTGMVGFWATLSLNIPDFTRYAKSQRAQIVGQSIGLAPSMTLFAFIGVVVTSATVIVYGKTIWDPLEVAGKFESKLLVSFAMIAVAISTLATNIAANIVSPANDFANLSPSKINFRTGGYITGVIGILIFPWKLIADPNGYIFTWLIGYSSLLGPIGGIMIVDYYFIRKQQLQVNLLYQQTGEYFYRNGINPKAIIALIVAILPNIPGFLVTIKAIDVSVFGEWVSHLYNYAWFVGFIVAGSVYGLLMKGK, via the coding sequence ATGAATAAAACCTCACAATTGATTGAAGAAAGCGAAAAAGACCCTGCACTTTACAGTGAAGATTTAGCACCTATACCTAGCACTGAGCGAACCTGGAATACCTGGAATTACGCAGCTTTGTGGATTAGTATGAGTTTGTGTATTCCTACCTACATGTTGGCAAGTTCGCTCATTGAAGGCGGTATGAATTGGTGGGAAGCCATTTTAACTATCTTTTTAGGCAATGCAATTGTATTAATTCCAATGATATTGAATGGTCATGCAGGCGCAAAATTCGGAATACCTTTTCCGGTTTTTGCACGTGCAAGTTTTGGAGTGAAAGGGGCAAATATTCCTGCCATTTTACGCGCCATAGTTGCTTGTGGTTGGTTTGGAATTCAAACATGGATTGGAGGCTATGCAATTTATCTAATGTTGAAACTTTGGTTTCCCTTCCTCGAAAATTTACCTTCCCTATTTCCTACATCCTTTAGTTTACAGACAGGGCCGGCAATAACCTTTCTGTTATTTTGGATATTAAATATGTACGTTGTTTACTTAGGCGTTGACAGCATCAAAAAGTTATTGGTTTTTAAAGCTTTCTTTTTACCTGCTGCTGCACTTGCATTGTTGTTTTGGGCTATTAATGCAGGACACGGACTTGGGCCCATATTATCGCAACCAAGTAAGTTTACGAACTCTGCTGATTTTTGGAAATTCTTTTTTCCGGCATTAACCGGTATGGTGGGATTTTGGGCAACACTTTCATTAAACATTCCTGATTTCACCCGATATGCAAAAAGTCAAAGGGCACAAATTGTTGGACAGAGTATTGGCCTGGCTCCCAGCATGACTTTATTTGCCTTTATTGGGGTAGTTGTAACTTCTGCTACTGTTATTGTATATGGTAAAACCATTTGGGATCCATTGGAGGTAGCCGGTAAATTTGAAAGCAAACTGTTAGTAAGCTTCGCCATGATAGCTGTTGCCATTTCAACTTTAGCAACCAATATAGCTGCAAACATTGTGAGTCCTGCAAATGATTTTGCTAATTTATCACCATCGAAAATCAATTTCAGAACCGGAGGTTATATAACCGGTGTTATTGGAATATTGATATTTCCCTGGAAATTGATTGCCGATCCCAATGGATATATATTTACTTGGTTAATTGGCTATTCAAGCTTGTTAGGACCTATTGGAGGAATCATGATAGTGGATTATTATTTTATTCGAAAGCAACAGTTGCAAGTGAATTTGCTCTATCAACAAACTGGAGAATATTTTTATCGAAATGGGATAAACCCAAAAGCAATCATCGCATTAATAGTAGCAATTCTTCCAAATATTCCCGGATTTTTGGTTACAATTAAAGCAATAGATGTAAGCGTTTTTGGTGAATGGGTTTCGCATTTATACAATTATGCCTGGTTTGTTGGATTTATTGTGGCAGGAAGTGTTTACGGGTTATTAATGAAAGGAAAATAA
- a CDS encoding DUF561 domain-containing protein, with protein sequence MNKNVLTNLLKIKYPIVQGGMIWCSGWRLASAVSNAGGLGLLGAGSMYPEVLKEHLEKCKANTSKPFGVNVPLLYPNIDEHMKIIIDSGVKIVFTSAGNPTTWTPLLKQAGITVVHVISNTKFAKKAEDAGVDAIVAEGFEAGGHNGREETTTLCLIPMIRESVKIPVIAAGGIASGNAMLAAMALGADGVQVGSRFVTTEESSAHPNFKQAVIAAKEGSTVLTLKEITPVRLLKNDFYNELAQAYERCATVEELKSILGRARAKKGMFEGDMEAGELEIGQISGSIHTIQPAAAIIEEMIRDFEIGKKRIAEINW encoded by the coding sequence ATGAACAAAAATGTGCTAACAAATTTATTGAAAATTAAGTATCCAATTGTGCAGGGCGGAATGATCTGGTGCAGCGGCTGGCGACTAGCTTCAGCAGTGAGCAATGCAGGAGGATTAGGTTTGCTCGGGGCAGGTTCCATGTACCCGGAGGTACTCAAGGAGCATCTCGAAAAATGCAAAGCAAACACTTCGAAGCCCTTTGGAGTGAATGTGCCTTTGCTTTATCCCAACATTGATGAACACATGAAAATAATAATTGATTCAGGAGTAAAAATTGTTTTCACATCGGCAGGAAATCCAACTACTTGGACTCCATTATTAAAGCAAGCCGGGATTACTGTTGTACATGTTATATCGAATACCAAATTTGCAAAAAAAGCTGAAGATGCCGGAGTAGATGCAATAGTAGCAGAAGGATTTGAAGCCGGTGGACATAACGGTAGAGAAGAAACAACTACCCTTTGTTTGATTCCGATGATTCGTGAAAGTGTAAAAATACCAGTCATTGCAGCCGGAGGGATAGCTTCTGGTAATGCAATGCTTGCAGCGATGGCTTTGGGTGCCGATGGTGTTCAAGTTGGAAGCAGGTTTGTAACAACGGAGGAATCTTCAGCCCACCCTAATTTTAAACAAGCTGTTATAGCTGCAAAAGAAGGTTCAACTGTGCTTACGCTAAAAGAAATTACTCCGGTTCGTTTGCTTAAAAACGACTTTTACAATGAACTTGCACAAGCATATGAAAGATGTGCCACGGTAGAAGAATTGAAATCGATATTAGGCAGGGCCCGCGCCAAAAAAGGAATGTTTGAAGGAGATATGGAAGCCGGAGAATTGGAAATTGGTCAAATTTCGGGAAGCATACATACTATTCAGCCAGCAGCAGCTATTATTGAAGAAATGATACGTGATTTTGAAATTGGGAAAAAGCGAATAGCTGAAATTAATTGGTAA
- a CDS encoding DUF1223 domain-containing protein, whose amino-acid sequence MKIIFKLCELPLLYLTIIYFLLLPLQPTASTKEKGFAVVELFTSEGCANSPAADKFVNMLQADAEKTGKAIYILNMHVNYWDDMGWKDPYAKKKFVDRQDYYARFFPGGSTYTPQMIVNGKAEFIGTQKQTADLLIAQGLAQTPEIIIQNLKAIRLDSLTLQLDYELNSLPSNCVFYLALLEKKLPVSKINAGANEGKMLEHYSVVRHLETVETGLLKGKYNINYAIKKNSKNFSIVCFVQNKEKRNIVAARDCKVN is encoded by the coding sequence ATGAAAATTATTTTTAAGTTATGTGAGCTTCCTTTGCTTTATTTAACGATTATTTATTTCTTGTTACTTCCCCTTCAACCTACTGCTAGCACTAAAGAAAAGGGGTTTGCGGTTGTTGAACTTTTTACCTCTGAAGGCTGTGCTAATTCGCCTGCTGCCGATAAGTTTGTGAATATGCTTCAAGCTGACGCTGAAAAAACAGGCAAAGCAATTTACATTTTGAACATGCATGTAAATTATTGGGATGATATGGGCTGGAAAGATCCGTATGCAAAAAAGAAATTCGTTGACCGTCAAGATTATTATGCACGATTTTTCCCGGGCGGAAGTACTTATACTCCTCAAATGATAGTAAATGGTAAAGCTGAATTTATTGGAACTCAAAAACAAACGGCGGATTTGCTAATTGCACAAGGGCTTGCACAAACACCCGAAATAATTATTCAAAATTTAAAAGCTATACGACTCGATTCGCTGACTTTGCAGCTTGATTACGAATTAAATTCACTTCCTTCAAATTGTGTTTTTTACCTTGCCTTACTCGAAAAAAAATTACCGGTTAGCAAGATTAACGCAGGTGCTAACGAAGGTAAAATGCTTGAACACTACAGTGTTGTTCGGCACTTAGAAACTGTTGAAACTGGCTTGCTTAAAGGAAAGTACAATATCAATTATGCCATTAAGAAAAATTCCAAAAACTTTTCAATCGTTTGCTTTGTACAAAATAAAGAAAAACGCAACATTGTCGCAGCACGCGATTGCAAGGTGAATTAG
- a CDS encoding nucleoside deaminase → MDEFMKLAIAEAQQGIQEGGIPIGSVLVKDGKIVGRGHNKRVQDADPVTHAEIDCLRNAGRIGSYRGTTLYSTLMPCYLCAGAIVQFGIKKVYAGESETFSGAKDFMLQHGVEVIDLNLEECKKMMRVFIQEKPELWNEDIGVD, encoded by the coding sequence ATGGATGAATTTATGAAACTGGCTATTGCCGAGGCACAACAAGGAATACAAGAAGGTGGAATTCCAATCGGTTCGGTGTTAGTAAAGGATGGAAAAATTGTTGGTCGCGGGCATAATAAGCGTGTTCAGGATGCTGACCCGGTAACGCATGCCGAAATTGATTGTCTTCGCAATGCAGGAAGAATTGGTTCCTATCGAGGAACTACTTTGTATTCGACATTAATGCCTTGTTATTTATGCGCTGGAGCAATTGTTCAATTTGGAATAAAAAAAGTGTATGCCGGCGAATCAGAAACCTTCAGTGGTGCTAAAGATTTTATGTTACAACACGGCGTAGAAGTGATAGATTTGAATTTGGAAGAATGCAAAAAAATGATGCGTGTTTTTATCCAAGAAAAACCGGAGCTTTGGAATGAGGATATAGGGGTGGATTAA
- a CDS encoding SDR family oxidoreductase encodes MHSFSNKVVWITGASSGIGEALAYEFAKLNCSLILSARRLNELERVKKNCTNDASKIILLPFDLSDASSLNGFAVQAQAAFGRIDVLINNGGVSQRSFASETSLDIDRKIMEINYFSTVALTKSVLPMMIAQNSGYLVITSSVAGKYGFFLRSAYAASKHALHGFFESLRLEVMKHNIKVSLICPGKIRTNLSLHALTKNGEAFNKVDEAFKNGMSPELCAKKIIAGLIKEKEELLIGGKEIIPVYLKRFFPSIFTWIMSKQKIE; translated from the coding sequence ATGCATTCATTTTCAAACAAAGTAGTTTGGATTACAGGCGCTAGCTCAGGCATTGGAGAAGCGTTGGCCTATGAGTTTGCAAAATTAAATTGCAGCTTAATACTCAGTGCCCGCCGCTTGAATGAACTAGAGCGTGTAAAAAAAAATTGCACGAATGATGCTTCAAAAATTATTTTACTTCCGTTTGATTTATCAGATGCTTCCTCGCTCAATGGATTTGCCGTTCAAGCTCAAGCAGCATTTGGACGAATAGATGTGCTTATCAATAACGGCGGTGTGAGTCAACGTTCTTTTGCCAGCGAAACATCGCTCGATATTGATCGAAAAATAATGGAAATAAATTATTTTTCAACGGTTGCCCTAACTAAAAGTGTATTGCCAATGATGATTGCTCAAAATAGCGGTTACCTGGTAATTACAAGTAGTGTAGCTGGAAAATATGGATTCTTTCTGCGTTCTGCATACGCTGCATCAAAACATGCCTTGCATGGGTTTTTTGAATCGCTTCGTTTGGAAGTCATGAAACACAATATAAAAGTTTCATTAATTTGCCCGGGTAAAATTCGCACAAATTTATCGCTTCATGCATTGACAAAAAATGGAGAGGCGTTTAATAAAGTAGATGAAGCTTTTAAAAATGGAATGTCGCCGGAACTGTGTGCAAAAAAAATTATAGCAGGATTGATAAAGGAAAAAGAAGAACTCTTAATTGGTGGTAAAGAAATAATTCCGGTGTATTTGAAACGTTTTTTTCCTTCTATTTTTACCTGGATTATGAGCAAACAAAAAATTGAATAA
- the kdsA gene encoding 3-deoxy-8-phosphooctulonate synthase, producing the protein MIKHLPNIQHLNSDNFFLIAGPCVVETEAIVFEIASTVKSLCNELQIPYIFKASYRKANRSRLDSFTGIGDEKALELIAKVGQQLQLPTLTDIHTAEEASLAAKYVDVLQIPAFLCRQTDLLVAAAKTGKTVNIKKGQFLAPESMKFGVEKVRQSGNDKVWLTERGAMFGYQDMIVDFRGIPEMQKNNVPVVLDITHSLQQPNQSSGVTGGKPELIATIAKAGIAVGADGIFIETHPDPSKALSDGANMLPLDKLEALLKQLIKIRKAIR; encoded by the coding sequence ATGATAAAGCATCTTCCAAATATTCAACACCTTAACTCAGATAACTTTTTTTTAATTGCCGGACCATGTGTAGTTGAAACTGAAGCAATTGTGTTTGAAATTGCCAGCACGGTAAAATCGCTGTGCAACGAATTGCAAATTCCGTATATTTTTAAAGCATCCTACCGAAAAGCAAATCGCTCACGTTTGGATTCTTTTACAGGAATTGGTGATGAAAAAGCGCTTGAGCTCATCGCCAAAGTTGGGCAACAACTGCAATTACCAACACTTACCGATATACATACTGCAGAAGAGGCAAGCCTAGCTGCTAAATACGTTGATGTGTTGCAAATACCTGCCTTTTTATGCAGACAAACCGATTTATTAGTCGCAGCAGCAAAAACGGGAAAAACGGTTAACATTAAAAAAGGTCAATTTTTAGCTCCGGAATCAATGAAGTTTGGCGTTGAAAAAGTGCGCCAGTCCGGTAATGACAAAGTATGGCTAACTGAACGCGGTGCTATGTTTGGTTACCAAGATATGATTGTTGATTTTCGTGGTATTCCTGAAATGCAAAAAAACAATGTACCGGTGGTGTTAGACATTACCCATTCCTTGCAACAACCCAATCAAAGCAGTGGTGTTACCGGTGGTAAGCCCGAATTAATTGCAACCATTGCCAAAGCAGGAATTGCTGTTGGAGCAGATGGTATATTTATAGAAACACATCCTGATCCTTCAAAAGCCTTGTCAGACGGAGCTAATATGCTTCCTCTAGATAAGTTAGAAGCATTGTTGAAACAACTCATTAAGATTAGAAAAGCAATTCGTTAA
- a CDS encoding VOC family protein, which produces MKQNIIGVQQVGVGIPDVQKAWEFYRRNFGMDIPVFQDSAEAKLMTRYTGGEVHARSAIMAINLQGGSGLEIWQFTSRPTNPATFELQLGDYGIFITRIKSKDVAATFEQMQQQKLDILGGLKKDPGGNPYFLVKDYFGNIFQVVPGTEWFRKEKHLTGGVCGAQIGVSNMEKSMKFYGELLGYDKVLYDASGVFDDWKDLPGGANTYRRVLLKRTVENSGTFSRLLGSSQIELVQVMDRKARKIFENRYWGDAGFIHFSFDVRDMKELEKNFAAHGYPFTIDSNTSFDMGEAAGHFSYIEDPDGTLIEFVETYRIPILKKIGWYLDVSKRDQNKPLPDWMLKSLKFSRKKD; this is translated from the coding sequence ATGAAACAAAACATAATTGGAGTACAGCAAGTGGGCGTTGGAATACCTGATGTTCAAAAGGCATGGGAATTTTATCGTCGAAATTTTGGTATGGATATTCCTGTTTTTCAGGATAGTGCAGAAGCGAAATTAATGACACGGTATACAGGTGGAGAAGTACATGCACGAAGTGCAATAATGGCCATTAATTTACAAGGTGGAAGTGGACTTGAAATATGGCAATTTACTAGTCGGCCAACTAATCCTGCAACATTTGAATTGCAATTGGGTGATTATGGAATATTTATTACACGTATTAAGAGTAAAGACGTTGCTGCCACTTTTGAACAAATGCAACAACAAAAATTAGATATACTTGGTGGATTGAAAAAAGATCCAGGTGGAAATCCTTATTTCTTGGTGAAAGATTATTTTGGAAATATTTTCCAAGTTGTTCCGGGTACTGAATGGTTTCGTAAAGAAAAACATTTGACCGGAGGTGTTTGTGGAGCACAAATCGGCGTGAGCAATATGGAAAAATCCATGAAGTTTTATGGTGAATTGTTAGGCTATGATAAAGTATTGTACGATGCCAGCGGAGTATTTGACGATTGGAAAGACTTGCCGGGTGGAGCAAATACTTACCGAAGAGTTTTGCTAAAAAGAACGGTAGAAAATTCAGGAACATTCAGTCGTTTGTTAGGTTCAAGTCAAATTGAATTGGTGCAGGTGATGGATCGTAAGGCCCGTAAAATTTTTGAGAACCGCTATTGGGGAGATGCCGGATTTATTCATTTTAGTTTTGATGTGCGCGATATGAAAGAGTTGGAAAAAAACTTTGCGGCTCACGGTTATCCGTTTACTATTGATAGTAATACCTCTTTTGATATGGGAGAGGCAGCAGGTCACTTTAGTTATATAGAAGATCCGGATGGAACTTTAATCGAATTTGTTGAAACCTATCGAATTCCAATTCTAAAAAAAATAGGCTGGTATTTAGATGTTTCAAAGCGCGATCAAAATAAACCCCTACCCGATTGGATGTTGAAATCGCTTAAGTTTAGTCGTAAAAAAGATTAA
- the dnaN gene encoding DNA polymerase III subunit beta: MKFIVSSLTLMKHLQHIGGVLNSSNSLPILDNFLFEIEKGEMTVSASDLETTMNTKIAIKSEESGNIAVPAKMLMDMLKKLPETPLSFSIDDKTFAIEISAGEGKYRLTGFDGNEFPKVPSIAKPSTIKINSHVIANAINKTIFAAGNDDLRPTMSGVFCQLSEQNILFVATDAHKLVRYTRSDYKAPKTAASFILPKKPLNLIKGILAAEDTEVTMVYNNTNASFSFNGINLICRLIDGKYPNYEAVIPKTNPNKLTIDRVALLNSIGRVALFANKSTNQVRLKITGSELSISAEDYDYNNAANDRLTCSYVGEDMEIGFNSKFLLEMLSNLESDNVIIEMSAPNRAGILLPAENENKEEDILMLVMPVMLNS, from the coding sequence ATGAAATTTATAGTATCGAGTTTGACTTTAATGAAGCACCTTCAGCACATTGGAGGAGTATTAAACTCAAGCAATTCGCTGCCTATTTTAGATAATTTTTTATTTGAAATTGAGAAGGGAGAGATGACGGTTTCAGCATCCGATTTGGAAACCACGATGAATACCAAAATTGCCATTAAATCGGAAGAAAGCGGAAACATTGCAGTTCCTGCCAAAATGTTGATGGATATGTTGAAAAAACTACCTGAAACTCCACTTTCATTTTCAATTGACGATAAAACCTTTGCAATTGAAATTTCAGCAGGAGAAGGAAAATACCGATTAACCGGCTTCGATGGCAATGAATTTCCGAAAGTACCTTCCATAGCCAAGCCTAGTACTATCAAAATTAATTCGCACGTTATTGCAAACGCTATCAACAAAACTATTTTTGCTGCTGGTAATGATGATTTGCGCCCTACAATGAGTGGTGTTTTTTGTCAACTGAGTGAACAAAATATTTTGTTTGTTGCAACAGATGCTCACAAATTGGTGCGCTATACACGCAGCGATTATAAAGCTCCTAAAACAGCTGCTTCGTTTATTTTACCCAAAAAACCGCTTAACCTTATTAAAGGAATTTTAGCAGCTGAAGATACCGAAGTTACCATGGTGTATAACAATACCAATGCATCTTTCAGCTTTAACGGCATTAATTTAATTTGCCGTTTAATTGATGGGAAATATCCAAATTACGAAGCAGTAATTCCGAAAACTAATCCTAATAAACTAACTATCGATAGGGTTGCTTTGCTTAATTCAATTGGGCGTGTAGCTTTATTTGCAAACAAATCAACGAATCAGGTTCGATTAAAAATAACCGGTAGCGAATTAAGTATTTCAGCTGAAGATTACGATTACAACAATGCTGCAAATGATCGTTTAACTTGTAGCTATGTAGGAGAAGATATGGAAATAGGATTTAATTCAAAGTTCCTATTAGAGATGCTTAGCAACCTTGAAAGCGATAATGTTATTATTGAAATGTCGGCACCGAATCGTGCAGGTATACTTTTACCGGCCGAGAATGAAAATAAGGAAGAAGATATCCTCATGCTTGTAATGCCTGTGATGCTCAATTCTTAA